In the genome of Campylobacter helveticus, the window AAAGCGTTAAAATAAGCTTGTTAGAATTGTTGCTTATTTTAATTTAGAGTAGAAAATTTGGTATTTAAAAATTATATAATCAATGCTCTTGGTATTTTATTTTCTCGGATTTTAGGACTAGCTAGAGATGTTTTAATAGCCCTTTTTTTAGGGGCTGGGCTTTATAGCGATATTTTTTTTGTCGCACTTAAAATGCCTGCTTTTTTTAGACGCATTTTTGCTGAGGGTGCTTTTGGGCAAAGTTTTTTGCCAAATTTTGTCAAAGCAAGGAAAAAGGGTGCATTTTGTGTAAGTGTGCTTTTACAATTTGGCTTCATTGTCTTTTTATTTTGCCTTTTAGTAAGTTTTTTCGCCTCTTTTTTTACTAAAATTTTTGCCTTTGGCTTTGATGCAAAGACCATAGCCTTAGCCTCTCCTTTGGTGGCTATTAATTTTTGGTATTTATTTTTCATCTTTGTAGTAACCTTTTTTGGTGCCTTATTAAATTATAAGCACAAATTTTTCCTCACTTCTTTTTCCGCTTCTTTGTTTAATCTTAGCATAGTTATCGCCGCTTTTTTCGTGGATAAAAATGACCCTCATCAAACGCTTTATTACTTCTCTTACGCCACGCTTTTAAGTGGGGTGGCACAGCTTGTTTTGCATCTTTTTTCCTTGAAAAATAATGCGGCGGTTAGGGCTATGGGCTTAAGCATTAAGTTAAGGCGGTATAAGGCGAATTTAAAAGGCTTTTATAGCACATTTTCTCACGGAGTTTTAGGCTCTTCAGCGACTCAAATCAGCTCTCTTTTAGACACAACCATAGCAAGTTTTTTAATCACAGGAAGCATTTCTTATCTTTATTATGCTAACCGTGTTTTTCAACTTCCCCTTGCACTTTTTGCTATCGCTCTTACTCAAGTTGCCTTTCCTAAAATTTTAAGACTTTTAAAAAGCAGTCAAGAAAAAGAGGCTTTAGACTTTATGCGTAAGGCTTTAGCAGGACTTAGCTTTTTGCTTGTTGTTTCAAGTGTAGTAGGGATTATTTTTGCGAAAGAAATTTGCGTACTTTTGTTTGAAAGAGGTAATTTCACGCAAAAAGATAGCCTTTTAAGTGCTTATGTTTTGATGGCTTATTTGCTAGGTCTTTTGCCTTTTGGCTTACAAAAACTCTTTTCTTTGTGGCTTTATGCGGAATTTAAGCAAAAAATAGCCGCCATTATCGCTATAAAATCCCTTATTTTAAGTGCTTTTGTTTCTATCGTTTTAATTTTTTTGATTAAAGATGAGAATTTAAAGGTTTTAGCGGTGGCATTTGCGAGTTCTTTAAGTGCTTTTTATTTACTTTTGGCTAATATTAAAGAATTTGGTTTTAGGCGTTTTTGGAGCTTAATTTCTTGGAAGAAAAGCCTTTTAGCCTTAGTTTTTTTAGCTTGTTTTTCTTATTTGCTTTTAGAAAGTAAAATGATGATAATTAGCGTTTTAATAGAGTTTTTTGAGTGGATTAAAGGAGGCTTTAATGCTTTTATTTGATAGTGTGAAAAAAGAAAAATTAGCCCTTAAAAAAGAGGGCGTTGTTAATATGTATTTGTGCGGTCCTACGGTGTATGATGATGCACATTTAGGACACGCTAGAAGTAGCATTTGTTTTGATTTATTAAGAAGGGTTTTGCTTTCACTTGGAAGAAAGCTTTACTTTGCTAGAAATTATACTGACATTGATGATAAAATTTTGAAAAAAATGCAAGAAAGTGGCGAAAGCCTAGAGCAAATCACACAAAAATACATCGCCCATTATGAAAGAGATATGAAAAATTTGCGTGTTTTAGAGCCTGACTTAAAGCCTAAGGCGACCGAATATATTAAGCAGATGATAGAGCTTATTTTGCGTTTGGAAAAGCAGGGTTTTACCTATACTTTAGAAGATGGAATTTATTTTGATACAAGTAAAGATGAAGCGTATTTAAGTCTTTCAAAACGCAGTTTTGAAGAGACTAAAACAAGGCTTTTAGAGCAGAAAGAAAAGAAAAATGAAAGTGATTTTGTGCTATGGAAATTTGACGAGGGCTTTTATGCTGCACCCTTTGGTAAGGGGCGTCCGGGCTGGCATAGCGAGTGCGTGGCGATGATAGAGGCTTTATTTAAGGACGGACTTGATATACACGCTGGGGGGGTGGATTTGCTTTTTCCGCATCACGAAAATGAGGCGGCGCAGTGTCGTTGTGCCTTTCATAAAGATTTAGCCACGCACTGGCTTCATAATGGCTTTGTGAATATAAATGGCGAAAAGATGAGTAAAAGCCTTAATAATAGCTTTTTCATTAAGGACGCTTTAAAAAAATTTAGCAGTGAGGCTTTGAGGTTTTATTTAATGAGTGTGCATTATAGGGCGCATTTTAATTATTCTTTGGAGGATTTATCCCTATGTAAAAAGCGTTTAGATAAGCTTTACCGCCTTAAAAAACGCCTTGATTTAAACGAATTAGAAGACAAGCCTAAAAAGTGTGAAAGAGAGCTTTCTCTTACTATTTTGCAAGCCTTACAAGATGATTTAAACATCTCTAAGGCTTTGGCTTTGTTTGATGAATTTATAGTCAATGCAAATTTAAGGCTAGATGAAAGTAAAGATAAGGGCTTAAGAGAGGATTTGAGGGAGGACTTTAAGGAGCTTGCTTTGATTTTGGGTGTGGGCTTTGAAGATGCGATTTTATATTTTCAGCAAGGCTTTGATGAAACACAAAAGGCGTGGATAGAGGAGCAAATTTTTAAACGCACAGAGGCTAAAAAGGCGAAAAATTACGCTTTGGCAGATGAGCTAAGGCATAATTTAGCAGAATTTGGCGTCTTGCTTTTAGACACGCCGCAAGGCACGATTTGGGAGAAAGCTTAATGAGTTTAAAAGAAATTTTATGGCGTTTTAAGCCTTTTTATATCGCGTATTTTAGGTATTTTTTACTTGCTTTTTTGGGAATGGCATTAGCAGCCTTAGGCACGGCGGCTAGTTTTCATTCCTTACAGCCTATTTTGGATTATATTTTCATAGAAAAAAGAATTGATTTGCTTTATATCGTGCCATTTTTTATTGTTTTTGCGTATTTGGCTAAAAATGTCGGGCTTTATATGCAAAGCTATTATATCGCTTATATTGGCACAAATATTTTAAAAACCTTGCGTTTTAAGGTGCTTGAAAATCTTTTGCGTTTGGATATGGAATTTTTTAAGCGTTATAGAAGTGGGGAATTGATGAGTCGCTGCACAAATGACATCGGTGCATTGCAAAGTATTGTTTCGACTTTAATTCCCGAGCTTTTAAGGGAGTTAATGACAGCCATAGGGCTTATTAGTGTGGTGATTTATAATAGTCCAAGATTGGCTTTTTTCGCTCTTATCGTGCTTCCTTGTGCGACTATTCCTTTGTTGTGGTTAGCTAGAAAGCTTAGAAAATATGCCAAAAACACTCAAGAAACGGGCGCGGATTTGCTCTCTCGTTTGGGAGAAATTTTTACGAATATCGAGCTTATTAAGGCAAACCACACAGAGCAAAAAGAACTTATGAAATTTGATACACACAACGAAAGGCTTTGTAAGGTAAATTTAAAAATAAGCAGGGTTGATGCACTTATCTCTCCTACAATGGAGCTAATCGGCTCTTTGGGCGTTGCTCTTGTGATAGTGATAGGTGGAAAAGAGGTGATTGAGGGGCGTATGAGTGCTGGAGCGTTTATCGCCTTTGTGTCGGCTCTTTTTGCCCTTTATCAGCCCATAAAAAAAATAACAAGTTTATATGGAAGACTTCAAACTGCCATCGTGGCGAGTGAGCGGACTTTTTATTTACTTGATTTAAAACCTGAAATTAAGGGCGGAGAAGATGAGCTTGGGTGCATTGATGAGGTGGAATTTAAAGATGTGTATTTTGCTTATGATGAAAAAAGCGTGTTAAACGGACTGAATTTAAATTTTAAAAGGGGAGAAATTTTAGCCCTTGTGGGGGCAAGTGGCGGTGGAAAATCTTCTATCATAGGGCTTTTATTGCACTTTTTTAAAAGAAAGAGTGGGGAGATTTTGCTAAACCACGAAAGTATAGATAAATTTAGTCTTAAATCTTTGCGTTTAAAAATGGCTTTGGTAACGCAGGATATTTACATTTTCAACGAAAGCATAGCCGAAAATGTCGCTTATAGCGAGGAGCTTGACGAGCAAAGGGTTATAGAAAGCTTAAAACTTGCCAACGCTTATGAATTTGTGGAAAAAATGGGAGGTATTTATACTCAGCTTTTTGAAAATGGTAAAAATTTAAGCGGAGGGCAAAAACAAAGAATTGCCATAGCAAGAGCCTTGTATAAAAATCCTGATTTGCTTATTTTTGATGAGGCGACTTCAGCACTGGATAATGAAAGCGAAAGGGCTATCGTTAAAACTATAGAAAATTTAAAAAAAGATAGACTTATTTTACTTGTCGCACATCGTCTAAGCACCGTGGAAAATGCAGATAAAATCGCTCTTATAGATAAAGGTAAGGTTTTAGCCTGTGGGAGTGATGCACAGCTTTTAAATACTTGTGAGGCTTATCGTAAATTAAAAATAAAAAACGATGAGACGAAATTGTAAGGATTTTTTGCTAGAATTTGGCATTTGAAAGGATAAAAATGTATGATTTTTTCAAACCCTTACTTTTTAAGATGGACCCAGAAAACGCACATAGCTTGGTGGAGTATTCATTAAGAGCTTTAAATGCTATTTTCCCCGGAGCCTTGAGCTTTTTGGCTTATAAATATATTGTTGATAATGAAATTTTAAAACAAAATTTACTTGGACTTGAATTTGCAAATCCTGTAGGTTTGGCTGGGGGCTTTGATAAAAATGCTACGATGATACGCCCTTTAAGCGCACTTGGTTTTGGCTTTTTGGAATTTGGCACTTTCACACCCTTAGCTCAAGAGGGTAATGAAAAGCCCCGCCTTTTTCGCCTCGTAAAAGAAGAAAGCATACAAAATGCTATGGGTTTTAATAATCAAGGGGCGGATGTAATTTCTAAAAGAATGACACAAAATTATCCCTTTGTTTTGCCTCTTGGAGCTAATATCGGCAAAAATAAGCTTACAAGCAACGAAAATGCTTTAAATGATTATTTTACTTTGCTTAGAAGTTTTAAGGATTTGTGTGATTATTTTATCATCAACATCTCTTCGCCAAATACTAAAAATTTAAGAGACTTGCAAAATGAAGAATTTTTGGGTGCTTTACTCAAAGAGGCAAAAGAAATTACAACTAAACCTATATTGATAAAAATTGCACCTGATATGGAATTTAAAGACGCTTTAAGTTTTTGTGAGGGTGCGATTGAAAAAGGTGTGAGTGGTTTTATCATCGCGAATACAAGCACGGATTACACTTTGCTTAATAACAACCGCACTTTTGGAGGTATTAGCGGTAAGCTTATCACGCAAAAAAGTGGAGAATTTTTTCACGCTCTTTCAAAAGAGCTTTTTGGAAGAACTTTGCTTATTGCAAGTGGGGGTATAGATAGTGCTGAGGTGGCTTATGATAGGATTAAAAAGGGGGCTAGTTTAGTGCAAATTTTTACGGCGATGATTTTTAAGGGACCTAGTTTGGCAAGGGATATTAACGAAGGCTTGATAGAACTTTTAAGAAAAGATGGTTTTTTACA includes:
- the murJ gene encoding murein biosynthesis integral membrane protein MurJ, which produces MVFKNYIINALGILFSRILGLARDVLIALFLGAGLYSDIFFVALKMPAFFRRIFAEGAFGQSFLPNFVKARKKGAFCVSVLLQFGFIVFLFCLLVSFFASFFTKIFAFGFDAKTIALASPLVAINFWYLFFIFVVTFFGALLNYKHKFFLTSFSASLFNLSIVIAAFFVDKNDPHQTLYYFSYATLLSGVAQLVLHLFSLKNNAAVRAMGLSIKLRRYKANLKGFYSTFSHGVLGSSATQISSLLDTTIASFLITGSISYLYYANRVFQLPLALFAIALTQVAFPKILRLLKSSQEKEALDFMRKALAGLSFLLVVSSVVGIIFAKEICVLLFERGNFTQKDSLLSAYVLMAYLLGLLPFGLQKLFSLWLYAEFKQKIAAIIAIKSLILSAFVSIVLIFLIKDENLKVLAVAFASSLSAFYLLLANIKEFGFRRFWSLISWKKSLLALVFLACFSYLLLESKMMIISVLIEFFEWIKGGFNAFI
- the cysS gene encoding cysteine--tRNA ligase — encoded protein: MLLFDSVKKEKLALKKEGVVNMYLCGPTVYDDAHLGHARSSICFDLLRRVLLSLGRKLYFARNYTDIDDKILKKMQESGESLEQITQKYIAHYERDMKNLRVLEPDLKPKATEYIKQMIELILRLEKQGFTYTLEDGIYFDTSKDEAYLSLSKRSFEETKTRLLEQKEKKNESDFVLWKFDEGFYAAPFGKGRPGWHSECVAMIEALFKDGLDIHAGGVDLLFPHHENEAAQCRCAFHKDLATHWLHNGFVNINGEKMSKSLNNSFFIKDALKKFSSEALRFYLMSVHYRAHFNYSLEDLSLCKKRLDKLYRLKKRLDLNELEDKPKKCERELSLTILQALQDDLNISKALALFDEFIVNANLRLDESKDKGLREDLREDFKELALILGVGFEDAILYFQQGFDETQKAWIEEQIFKRTEAKKAKNYALADELRHNLAEFGVLLLDTPQGTIWEKA
- a CDS encoding ABC transporter ATP-binding protein, whose protein sequence is MSLKEILWRFKPFYIAYFRYFLLAFLGMALAALGTAASFHSLQPILDYIFIEKRIDLLYIVPFFIVFAYLAKNVGLYMQSYYIAYIGTNILKTLRFKVLENLLRLDMEFFKRYRSGELMSRCTNDIGALQSIVSTLIPELLRELMTAIGLISVVIYNSPRLAFFALIVLPCATIPLLWLARKLRKYAKNTQETGADLLSRLGEIFTNIELIKANHTEQKELMKFDTHNERLCKVNLKISRVDALISPTMELIGSLGVALVIVIGGKEVIEGRMSAGAFIAFVSALFALYQPIKKITSLYGRLQTAIVASERTFYLLDLKPEIKGGEDELGCIDEVEFKDVYFAYDEKSVLNGLNLNFKRGEILALVGASGGGKSSIIGLLLHFFKRKSGEILLNHESIDKFSLKSLRLKMALVTQDIYIFNESIAENVAYSEELDEQRVIESLKLANAYEFVEKMGGIYTQLFENGKNLSGGQKQRIAIARALYKNPDLLIFDEATSALDNESERAIVKTIENLKKDRLILLVAHRLSTVENADKIALIDKGKVLACGSDAQLLNTCEAYRKLKIKNDETKL
- a CDS encoding quinone-dependent dihydroorotate dehydrogenase; the encoded protein is MYDFFKPLLFKMDPENAHSLVEYSLRALNAIFPGALSFLAYKYIVDNEILKQNLLGLEFANPVGLAGGFDKNATMIRPLSALGFGFLEFGTFTPLAQEGNEKPRLFRLVKEESIQNAMGFNNQGADVISKRMTQNYPFVLPLGANIGKNKLTSNENALNDYFTLLRSFKDLCDYFIINISSPNTKNLRDLQNEEFLGALLKEAKEITTKPILIKIAPDMEFKDALSFCEGAIEKGVSGFIIANTSTDYTLLNNNRTFGGISGKLITQKSGEFFHALSKELFGRTLLIASGGIDSAEVAYDRIKKGASLVQIFTAMIFKGPSLARDINEGLIELLRKDGFLHISEAIGVELK